Within the Terriglobales bacterium genome, the region TCCAGCCTGAAGCAGCTGATCCGCGAGGTCCCCGACTTCCCCATCCCCGGCATCCTCTTCTACGACATCACCACCCTGCTGAAGGACAAGAAGGGCTTCGCCACGCTCATCGACGCGCTCTCCGAGCACTACATCGACAAGGAAGTGGACCTGGTGCTGGGCATGGAGGCCCGGGGCTTCATTTTTGGCCCCGCGGTCGCGTACCGGCTGAACGCCGGATTCGTGCCGGTGCGCAAGCCGAAGAAGCTGCCCGCCGAGGTGGCGCGCATCGAGTACGCGCTGGAATATGGCAAGAACACGCTGGAGGTCCACAAGGACGCGGTCAAGAAGGGGCAGCGGGTGATCATCGTGGACGACCTGCTGGCCACCGGCGGCACGGCCGCCGCTACCGTCGAATTGGCCAAGTCACTCGGGGGCGAGATCGCCGGCCTGGGCTTCGTGGTCGAGCTTGACTTCCTGAAGGGTCGAGAGAAACTAGGTGCCCTTGATGTCTTCTCGTTGCTGCATTACGATAAATAGCTCACAGGAAGCAGGAGGCGGGACGCAGGCAGCACTCGATTTACGCCTGCATTCTGCCACCTGCCTTCTGCTCCATGCCTCCTAGTAACGTATTTACAAGCCCCAGGTTCCTGCATATAGTAG harbors:
- a CDS encoding adenine phosphoribosyltransferase, yielding MQTKPATDCSSLKQLIREVPDFPIPGILFYDITTLLKDKKGFATLIDALSEHYIDKEVDLVLGMEARGFIFGPAVAYRLNAGFVPVRKPKKLPAEVARIEYALEYGKNTLEVHKDAVKKGQRVIIVDDLLATGGTAAATVELAKSLGGEIAGLGFVVELDFLKGREKLGALDVFSLLHYDK